From Herbiconiux flava, one genomic window encodes:
- the trxA gene encoding thioredoxin yields MSTKTLTIDNHDETVADGIVLIDFWADWCGPCKQFAPVFEKASEANGDITFAKVDTEDQQQLAASYGITSIPTLVGYRDGIPIFAQPGALPGQVLDDVIAQVRALDMEAVKKDYAEAVAKQQAGEQPVGEQPVGE; encoded by the coding sequence ATGTCCACGAAGACTCTGACCATTGACAACCACGACGAGACGGTGGCCGACGGCATCGTCCTGATCGACTTCTGGGCCGACTGGTGCGGCCCGTGCAAGCAGTTCGCGCCCGTCTTCGAGAAGGCGTCCGAGGCGAACGGCGACATCACCTTCGCGAAGGTCGACACGGAAGACCAGCAGCAGCTGGCCGCGAGCTACGGCATCACCTCGATCCCGACGCTGGTCGGCTACCGCGACGGCATCCCCATCTTCGCGCAGCCCGGCGCCCTGCCCGGCCAGGTGCTCGACGACGTGATCGCCCAGGTGCGCGCGCTCGACATGGAGGCCGTGAAGAAGGACTACGCCGAGGCCGTCGCCAAGCAGCAGGCTGGCGAGCAGCCGGTCGGCGAGCAGCCGGTCGGCGAGTAG
- a CDS encoding dienelactone hydrolase family protein, protein MASTASSAPTSTLDGWVRTPFTAAGATHDCYQKGAGPGVVLIPELPGMTPEVLGLAQHLVDEGFTVVVPSPFGVPERASSPGYVLSTVARICVSAEFRAFAVDAKRPITAWLRAVAADLAGRTPASGVGMIGMCFTGGFALAAAVDDSVLASVVSQPAAPFPLGRARQADPSMSRDELDRVAERSRETPFCAIGLRFSEDRNAPRARFDTLSAALGDRFEVIELDSSPGNPGGFSTTAHSVLTSEVREVAGHPALEARERVVRFLRDQLT, encoded by the coding sequence ATGGCCTCTACCGCCTCCTCCGCCCCCACCTCGACCCTCGACGGATGGGTGCGCACCCCCTTCACGGCGGCCGGCGCGACCCACGACTGCTACCAGAAGGGTGCCGGGCCGGGCGTCGTGCTCATCCCCGAGCTCCCCGGCATGACGCCCGAGGTGCTCGGCCTCGCCCAGCACCTCGTCGACGAGGGGTTCACCGTGGTGGTGCCGTCACCGTTCGGGGTGCCGGAACGCGCATCCTCACCCGGCTACGTGCTGAGCACCGTCGCGCGGATCTGCGTCAGCGCAGAGTTCCGGGCCTTCGCGGTCGACGCCAAGCGCCCGATCACGGCCTGGCTGCGCGCAGTCGCGGCGGATCTCGCCGGCCGCACCCCCGCATCCGGAGTCGGCATGATCGGCATGTGCTTCACCGGCGGCTTCGCCCTCGCCGCGGCGGTCGACGACAGCGTGCTCGCCTCGGTCGTGAGCCAGCCGGCCGCGCCGTTCCCGCTCGGTCGGGCGCGCCAAGCCGACCCGTCGATGTCTCGAGACGAGCTGGACCGCGTCGCCGAGCGCTCGCGTGAGACCCCGTTCTGCGCGATCGGCCTGCGCTTCTCGGAGGACCGCAACGCCCCCCGCGCCCGCTTCGACACCCTGAGCGCCGCGCTCGGCGACCGCTTCGAGGTGATCGAGCTCGACTCCTCACCCGGCAACCCGGGAGGCTTCTCGACGACCGCGCACTCGGTGCTGACGAGTGAGGTGCGCGAGGTCGCCGGGCACCCGGCGCTCGAGGCCAGGGAGCGCGTGGTGCGCTTCCTGCGCGACCAGCTGACGTAG
- a CDS encoding TetR/AcrR family transcriptional regulator, translating into MDQIGAPPGPLTPTVGLRAPERSDAARNRELLLTTARRLIDGDGIESLTMDGLAAACGVGKGTIFRRFGSRAGLFQALLDESEKQFQAGFLSGPPPLGPGAPPIERLVAFGRAQLATAARQVPLLRAAERPAAERHAVPARRLASTHIRGLLTQAGVEGDLPALAFDLLAILDAVVWLPDGDLERMLPRLADSWEHIVRRLA; encoded by the coding sequence ATGGATCAGATCGGCGCACCGCCCGGTCCGCTGACCCCGACGGTGGGGCTCCGTGCACCCGAGCGATCGGATGCGGCCCGCAACCGGGAGCTGCTGCTCACGACGGCCCGCCGGCTGATCGACGGCGACGGCATCGAGTCGCTGACGATGGACGGGCTGGCCGCCGCGTGCGGCGTGGGCAAGGGCACGATCTTCCGCCGCTTCGGCTCTCGGGCCGGCCTGTTCCAGGCGCTGCTCGACGAGTCGGAGAAGCAGTTCCAGGCGGGGTTCCTGAGCGGCCCGCCGCCGCTCGGCCCCGGCGCGCCGCCGATCGAGCGGCTCGTCGCGTTCGGCCGGGCACAGCTCGCGACGGCGGCCCGCCAGGTGCCGCTGCTGCGTGCCGCCGAGCGGCCGGCGGCCGAGCGCCACGCGGTGCCGGCGCGGCGGCTGGCCTCGACGCACATCCGCGGGCTGCTCACGCAGGCCGGGGTCGAGGGCGACCTGCCGGCGCTGGCCTTCGATCTGCTCGCGATCCTCGACGCGGTGGTCTGGCTTCCCGACGGCGACCTCGAGCGCATGCTGCCCCGGCTCGCGGACTCGTGGGAGCACATCGTGCGCCGCCTGGCCTGA
- a CDS encoding amino acid transporter, translated as MSSPTVGAGSPLVPGQPWPDAPPPPSRLRRWLTDGLQDTAGRHPGPGASKPEKTHSWWRVMCLTGVDYFSTLGYQPAIAALAAGLLSPIATIVLVLVTLLGALPVYRRVARESFKGEGSIAMLERLLPWWGGKLVVLVLLGFAATDFMITITLSAADASAHAIENPFAPSWFEGNEVLLTLVLVLALAVVFLRGFKEAINIAVVLVAAFLLLNAVVIVVSLVHVAENTVVIGNWWTALTAQHGNPLVMVGIALIAFPKLALGLSGFETGVAVMPQIDGAPGDTPQKPVARIRGAKRLLTTAAITMSAFLITSSIVTTLLIPQKDFESGGPANGRALAYLAHQFLGDGFGTAYDIATIAILWFAGASALAGLLNLVPRYLPRYGMAPHWAAAVRPLVLVFAAIAVVITLVFQADVDAQAGAYATGVLVLITSASVAVTLSAARKKQRAAAIGFGAIAVVFLYTTVANIIERPDGVRIAGLFILGIIVVSIVSRVHRSFQLRATSVTLDAMALDFVLSDADEYDSIRIIANEPDDGSAEEYRQKISEERRDSGIPMRSPVIFLEVYPSDSSDFEEDLLVRGEAVHGYRVLRVTSGNIPNTIATVLLEIRDLTGVVPGIYFEWTEGSPISNMFKYLVTGTGEVAPVTREVLRRAEHDRRHRPEVHVS; from the coding sequence ATGAGTTCACCCACGGTCGGCGCCGGGTCGCCGCTTGTGCCCGGGCAGCCGTGGCCCGACGCACCGCCGCCCCCGAGCCGGCTGCGGCGGTGGCTCACCGACGGTCTGCAGGACACGGCGGGCCGGCATCCGGGGCCCGGGGCGTCCAAGCCCGAGAAGACCCACTCGTGGTGGCGCGTGATGTGCCTCACCGGCGTCGACTACTTCTCGACGCTCGGCTACCAGCCCGCGATCGCCGCGCTGGCCGCCGGGCTGCTCAGCCCGATCGCCACCATCGTGCTGGTGCTGGTGACCCTGCTCGGCGCTCTGCCGGTCTACCGGCGGGTGGCCCGCGAGAGCTTCAAGGGCGAGGGCTCGATCGCCATGCTCGAACGGCTGCTGCCCTGGTGGGGCGGCAAGCTCGTGGTGCTGGTGCTGCTCGGCTTCGCCGCCACCGACTTCATGATCACGATCACCCTCTCGGCGGCGGATGCCTCGGCGCACGCCATCGAGAACCCCTTCGCCCCCTCGTGGTTCGAGGGCAACGAGGTGCTGCTCACCCTCGTGCTGGTGCTCGCCCTGGCCGTGGTGTTCCTCCGTGGCTTCAAGGAGGCGATCAACATCGCCGTGGTGCTGGTGGCGGCGTTCCTGCTGCTGAACGCCGTGGTGATCGTGGTGTCGCTCGTGCACGTCGCCGAGAACACGGTCGTGATCGGCAACTGGTGGACGGCGCTCACCGCACAGCACGGCAACCCGCTCGTCATGGTGGGCATCGCGCTGATCGCGTTCCCGAAGCTGGCTCTCGGGCTCTCGGGCTTCGAGACCGGCGTGGCCGTGATGCCGCAGATCGACGGCGCCCCAGGTGACACGCCCCAGAAGCCCGTCGCGCGCATCCGCGGGGCGAAGCGGCTGCTCACGACGGCGGCCATCACCATGTCGGCGTTCCTCATCACCTCGTCGATCGTGACGACCCTGCTCATCCCGCAGAAGGACTTCGAGTCGGGCGGGCCGGCCAACGGTCGGGCCCTCGCGTACCTCGCGCACCAGTTCCTGGGCGACGGGTTCGGCACCGCCTACGACATCGCGACGATCGCGATCCTCTGGTTCGCGGGTGCCTCGGCCCTCGCCGGCCTGCTGAACCTCGTGCCCCGCTACCTGCCGCGCTACGGCATGGCCCCGCACTGGGCCGCGGCGGTGCGCCCGCTCGTGCTCGTGTTCGCGGCGATCGCCGTCGTCATCACGCTCGTCTTCCAGGCCGACGTCGACGCGCAGGCCGGCGCCTACGCCACGGGCGTGCTGGTGCTGATCACCTCGGCCTCGGTTGCCGTGACGCTCTCGGCGGCGCGCAAGAAGCAGCGCGCGGCGGCCATCGGCTTCGGCGCGATCGCGGTCGTCTTCCTCTACACGACCGTCGCCAACATCATCGAGCGGCCCGACGGCGTGCGCATCGCGGGCCTGTTCATCCTCGGCATCATCGTGGTCTCCATCGTCTCGCGCGTGCACCGCTCGTTCCAGCTGCGGGCCACCTCGGTGACCCTGGACGCGATGGCGCTCGACTTCGTGCTGAGCGACGCCGACGAGTACGACTCGATCCGCATCATCGCGAACGAACCCGACGACGGCTCGGCCGAGGAGTACCGCCAGAAGATCAGCGAGGAGCGGCGCGACAGCGGCATCCCGATGCGCTCGCCGGTGATCTTCCTCGAGGTCTACCCCTCCGACTCCTCCGACTTCGAGGAAGACCTGCTGGTGCGCGGCGAGGCCGTGCACGGCTACCGGGTGCTCCGCGTGACGAGCGGCAACATCCCCAACACGATCGCCACGGTGCTGCTCGAGATCCGCGACCTCACGGGCGTCGTGCCCGGCATCTACTTCGAGTGGACCGAGGGCAGCCCCATCTCCAACATGTTCAAGTACCTCGTCACGGGCACGGGCGAGGTCGCTCCGGTGACCCGCGAGGTGCTGCGCCGGGCCGAGCACGACCGGCGCCATCGACCCGAGGTGCACGTCAGCTGA
- a CDS encoding exodeoxyribonuclease III — MRVATWNVNSIRARVGRVVDWLVREDVDVLAMQEIKCKESQFPFEAFQEAGYDVVLHGLNQWNGVAFASRLPMEDVANTFTGMPGFGKELADGSLPQEARALGVTVDGVRLWSLYVPNGRALGDPHYEYKLTWLRELATQTAAWMSAHPTQPLALMGDWNIAPLDSDVWDIGVFAESTHVSVPERAAFAEFERIGLADVVRPLVPTGYTYWDYKQLRFPRNEGMRIDFVMGSQPFADLVTDARIDRNERKGDAPSDHVPVVVDLDLDLSAELATDDDDRPMIFG, encoded by the coding sequence ATGCGTGTTGCGACCTGGAACGTGAACTCGATCCGAGCCCGAGTGGGCCGCGTCGTCGACTGGCTGGTGCGGGAGGACGTCGACGTGCTCGCCATGCAGGAGATCAAGTGCAAGGAGTCGCAGTTCCCGTTCGAGGCCTTCCAGGAGGCGGGCTACGACGTCGTGCTGCACGGCCTGAACCAGTGGAACGGCGTCGCCTTCGCGAGCCGTCTGCCGATGGAGGACGTGGCGAACACCTTCACCGGCATGCCCGGCTTCGGCAAGGAGCTCGCCGACGGTTCGCTGCCACAGGAGGCGCGGGCGCTCGGCGTGACGGTCGACGGAGTGCGCCTGTGGAGCCTCTACGTGCCCAACGGCCGCGCCCTCGGCGACCCGCACTACGAGTACAAGCTGACCTGGCTCCGCGAGCTGGCCACGCAGACGGCCGCCTGGATGTCGGCGCACCCGACGCAGCCGCTCGCCCTGATGGGCGACTGGAACATCGCGCCCCTCGACAGCGACGTGTGGGACATCGGCGTCTTCGCCGAGTCGACCCACGTCTCCGTGCCCGAGCGCGCCGCCTTCGCCGAGTTCGAGCGCATCGGCCTCGCCGACGTCGTGCGCCCGCTGGTGCCCACCGGCTACACCTACTGGGACTACAAGCAGCTGCGCTTCCCGCGCAACGAGGGCATGCGCATCGACTTCGTGATGGGCTCGCAACCGTTCGCCGACCTGGTGACGGATGCGCGGATCGACCGCAACGAGCGGAAGGGCGATGCGCCCTCCGACCACGTGCCCGTCGTGGTCGACCTCGACCTCGACCTCTCGGCCGAGCTGGCGACCGATGACGACGACCGGCCGATGATCTTCGGCTGA
- a CDS encoding gluconokinase yields the protein MRNRVVFTTGVSGSGKSTIGVLLADRLGWAFVDADDLHPAANVEKMAAGIPLTDDDRWPWLRAVGAAAASRIEHADAAGTAGASGESAGVVVACSALRRVYRDVLREADPGAVFVQLVGSAALIGDRLRARQHHFMPATLLGSQLATLEPLGADEAGLAVVVSAGPETVVAEIISGLALT from the coding sequence ATGCGCAATCGGGTCGTGTTCACCACCGGGGTCTCGGGATCGGGCAAGTCGACGATCGGCGTGCTGCTCGCCGACCGGCTCGGCTGGGCCTTCGTCGACGCCGACGACCTGCACCCGGCGGCGAACGTCGAGAAGATGGCGGCCGGCATCCCGCTCACCGACGACGACCGCTGGCCGTGGCTGCGGGCGGTCGGGGCGGCCGCGGCCTCCCGCATCGAGCACGCGGATGCGGCCGGCACCGCGGGCGCCTCGGGCGAGTCCGCCGGCGTCGTCGTCGCGTGCTCGGCACTGCGCCGCGTCTACCGCGACGTCCTGCGCGAGGCCGATCCGGGGGCGGTGTTCGTGCAGCTCGTCGGGTCGGCCGCGCTGATCGGCGACCGGCTGCGCGCCCGGCAGCACCACTTCATGCCCGCGACACTGCTCGGCTCGCAGCTGGCGACGCTCGAGCCGCTCGGCGCCGACGAGGCGGGCCTCGCAGTCGTGGTCTCGGCGGGGCCGGAGACGGTGGTGGCCGAGATCATCTCGGGGCTTGCGCTGACGTAA
- a CDS encoding NADPH-dependent FMN reductase, which yields MTQKSVLVLVGSLRAASTNRQLAEAAIDLAPEGIDLAISDQHRDLPLYNEDIDVEGELPASVVAFREAVGAADAVLVVTPEHNGTMPANLKNAIDWSSRPFGTGAIVGKPVAVIGTAFGQYGGVWAQDEARKALGIAGAKVVEPTLSVPNSVVRFAETHPKDDAEIVAQLEEFINAFAASLDAVDAEQQAA from the coding sequence ATGACCCAGAAGTCCGTCCTCGTCCTCGTCGGCAGCCTTCGTGCCGCCTCCACCAATCGTCAGCTGGCTGAAGCCGCCATCGATCTCGCCCCCGAGGGCATCGACCTGGCCATCTCCGACCAGCACCGCGACCTCCCGCTCTACAACGAGGACATCGACGTCGAGGGCGAGCTCCCCGCCTCGGTCGTCGCGTTCCGCGAGGCCGTCGGCGCCGCCGACGCCGTGCTCGTCGTCACCCCCGAGCACAACGGCACCATGCCCGCGAACCTCAAGAACGCCATCGACTGGTCGTCGCGCCCCTTCGGCACCGGCGCCATCGTCGGCAAGCCCGTCGCCGTGATCGGCACCGCCTTCGGCCAGTACGGCGGCGTCTGGGCCCAGGACGAGGCCCGCAAGGCGCTCGGCATCGCCGGCGCCAAGGTCGTCGAGCCCACGCTGTCGGTGCCCAACTCGGTCGTGCGCTTCGCCGAGACCCACCCGAAGGACGACGCCGAGATCGTCGCCCAGCTCGAGGAGTTCATCAACGCCTTCGCCGCGTCGCTCGACGCCGTCGACGCCGAGCAGCAGGCCGCGTAG